AGACGCCGGTCTACGTGCTGGTCGAGGAGAGCGGCCCGGACCACGCGAAGCGCTTCGTGTCCGAGCTGGCCGTGCGCGGCGAGCTGCGCGGACGCGGCGTCGGTCACAGCAAGAAGGCGGCGGAGCAGGCCGCCGCGCGCGAGGCGCTCACGGCGCTCGCCGCGCTGGGGGAGACGTGAGCGCGCCCCGCGCCGCAGCGCTGGCGGTGCTGCTCGCCTTGGGCCTGGGGGCGCCGGCGACGGCCGTCGTGGGACCGAGCGTCCCGCGCGGGCTCGGAACCCTGCAGGCGCTCGGCGACGCGCCGGACGCACTGCCGCTGCCGCGCGTCCTCGTGCACCTCGGCGTCCGCGACCCGGCCGGCCTCGCGGCGGTCGTCGCCGCGCAGCAGGATCCGCGCTCGCCGACCTATCGCCGTTGGCTCGAGCCGGCCGAGATCGCCGATCGCTTCGGCGTGCCGGTGGCGGACTACGAGCGCGCCCGGCGCTGGTTCCGGACGCACGGCTTCGCGATCGTCGCCGACTCGCCGTTCCGCACCGGCTTCGCGATCGCCGGCACCGCCGGGCGGGCGCGCAGCGCGCTCAAGACCCGTCTCGCCCTCTACCGCATGCGCGGGCGCGTGCGCCGCGCCCCCGTGACGGAGCCGCGCGTCCCCGCCGCGCTCGGCGTGCGCGGCTTCTTCGGCCTCGACGATCTGCCGGCGATCCAGCCGCTGGCCCGACTCGGCGACGGCAGCCTCCGCCTCGCGCCCGCCGACTTCGCCACCGTCTACGACGTCGGTCCGCTCCACGCCGCCGGCCTGTCCGGCGCCGGCAGCAGCGTGGCCGTGGTCGCGCGCAGCGACTTCCAGGACGCCGACGTCGCCGCGTTCCGCACCCGCTTCCAGGCCGGCGCGCCGGCGCGCGTCGCCCGCATCCTGGCGGGCCGGCACAACCCGGGCATTCGCCCCGAGCGGGTCGAGCAGGTCGAGGTGACGCTCGACACCGAGTGGGCCGGTGCGCTCGCCCCCAACGCCAACGTCTTCGTCGTGCTCGGGTCGCCGGCCGGCGACATCCAGGAGGCGCTCGAGCGCACCGTCACGGAGCGCATCGGCGACGTGATCTCCATCAGCTTCGGGCTCTGCGAGCCGCTCGCGAATCGCGTCGGCGTCGAGGTCTTCGACGCTCTCTACGGCATCGCCGCGCTGCGCGGGCAGACGGTGGTGGTGGCGGCGGGCGACGCCGGGGCGACCGATTGCGCACCCGACCTGCCGGGCCGGGCGGCCGTCAGCGGCATGGCCTCGTCGCCCTACGTGATCGCCGTCGGCGGGACCGCCCTGCGGCCGGTGTTCGATCCCGCGGGCGACGCGGTCGCCTTCGGCGAGGAGACGGTGTGGAACGACGCGAGCGGCGCCGGCGGCGGCGGCGTCAGCGCGGTCTTCGCCCGGCCCACCTACCAGCTGCTCGCCGGCGCCTTCGCGGGACGCGCCTTGCCGGATCTCAGCCTGGCGGCGTCGCCGAGCACACCCGGCTACGTGATCGTGCAGGACGGCGCGTCCATCTCGATCGGCGGCACCAGCGCCGGGGCGCCGGCGTTGGCGAGCGTCCTCACGCTGGCGAACGAGCGCGCCGGCACGCAGGGGCTCGGCAACGTCGGGCCGACGCTGTACCGCATCGCGGCCGACGCCGCCGCCGGCCGCCGCCCGGCCGTCTTCCGCGACGTGGTTGCCGGCAGCAACGGCTATCCGGCGGGACCGGGGTTCGATCTCGCCTCCGGTTGGGGCTCTCCCTTGGCGAGCGCGCTCGTGGAAGCGCTCGCGACGACGGCGCCGGAGGTGTGCGACACGCCGCTCGCGTGCTTCGTGCCGGGGACGGGGGGCGCGCGCCGCAACTGCCTCGGCGGCTGGCTCGTCGAGCAGCCGAACCTGCGCCGCTCGCGACGCGGCATCCCGCTGCGACGGCAGACGTGTCGCGACGGCGATCCGTCGTGCGACGCCGACGGGCGCGCCGACGGCCGCTGCCTAGTGCGGGTCGCGATGTGCGCCAACGTCTTCGACGCGCGCGACCCGGCCCCAGACGGGCTGTCGCGCTGCACGACGCGGCCGCTGCGCCGCATCCGGCTGGTGACGCCGCGCACGCAGGCGGCCGGCGAGCGCGGGGCGGCGGCGGCGGAGCTGGCCGGCGCGCTGGCGGCGCTGCCGCTTCCCGACGACCGCGCCGGCGCCTGCACGGCGACAGTGCCGGTCGTGGTGCCGGTCGGCCGCGGCGGGCTGCGGCTGGTGGCACAGGTGCGCGCGCAGGGCGCGCGCACGCAGGCGACGCTGCGTCTCGTGTGCGAGGCGGCGGCGCAGGGAGACACATGACGCATCGGGCGGGATTCGTGGCCATCGCGGGGCGGCCGAACGTCGGTAAGTCGACGCTCCTGAACGCCCTCGTCGGCACCAAGGTGGCGATCGTGACGCCGAAGCCGCAGACCACGCGCAACCGCGTCGCCGGCATCCGCACGCTGCCGCAGGCGCAGGCGGTCTTCCTCGATACGCCCGGACTGCACGCGGCCCGCTCGCCGATCAACAAACGCATGGTCGAGGTGGCGCGGCAGACGCTCGCGGAGGCCGATGCGATCCTCTTCGTCGTCGACGCCACGGTCGGCCTCGGCCCGGGCGACCGCGAGCTCGCGACCGAGCTGGCCGCGGGGCCGCGCCCGGTGATCGTGGTCGCCAACAAGATCGACCGCGTCGCCAAGCCGAAGCTGCTGCCGCTGATGGCGTCGCTCGCGGCGGTGCTGCCCGGGCGCGACATCGTGCCGCTGAGCGCGCGCTCGGGCGACGGCGTCGCGCGCCTGCTGGAGATCGCCGTGCCGCTTTTGCCCGAAGGGCCGGCGCTCTATCCGGACGACGAGTTCACGCCCGAGACGCAACGCTTCCTCGTCCAGGAGCTGGTCCGCGAGCAGGTGTTCCTGGCGATGCACGAGGAGATCCCGTACGGGACGGCGGTCGTGGTGGAGCACTGGGAGGAGAAGCCCGAGAAGGAGCTCGTCGTCATCGACGCGACCATCCTCGTCGAGCGCGACACGCACAAGGGCATGATCGTCGGCGGCGGCGGCAGCCGCCTGAAGGACATCGGCACGCGCGCGCGGCACGAGATCGAGGCGCTCCTCGACCGCCGCGTGTTCCTCGAGCTGTTCGTGCGCGTGGAGCCCAACTGGTCGCGCAGCGGCCAGCGCCTGTCCGAGCTGGGGCTGCGATGAGCCGGGTCCAGGCCGTCGCCTCCGGTCTGCCCGTGGTGGCGATCGTCGGTCGTCCGAACGTCGGCAAGTCGACGCTGTTCAATCGCCTCGTGCGCGCCCGTCGCGCCATCGTCGACGACGCGCCGGGGGTGACGCGGGACCGCGTCGTGGCGGCGGCGGAGTGGGCCGGGCGTCGCTTCCTGTGCGTCGACACCGGCGGCTTCGAGGCCGACGCACCGCGCGACCCCGCGGCCCTCGACGCGCAGGTGCGCACGCAAGCGCTCGCGGCCGTCCTGGAGGCGGACTGCGTCGTCTGCGTGCTCGACGCGGTGGCGGGGCTCACACCCGGCGACCGCGACACGGTGCGGCTGCTCCAGCGGGCGGGGCGCCCGGTCCGCTTCGTGGCGAACAAGGTGGACGGTCCCGGGCGCGACGCCCTCGTCGCCGACTTCTACGCCGCCGGCATCGAGACGGTGTTCCCCGTCTCGGCCGCGCACGGGCGCGGCATCGACGAGCTGCTCGACGCGGTGGTCGGTGCGTTCCCGCCGTCCGTCTCGCCCACGCCGGCGGTGGGCGAGGGGACGCGGCTGGCGCTCATGGGGCGACCGAACGTCGGCAAGTCGTCGCTGCTGAACCGGCTCCTCGGCCAGGCGCGCGCCGTGGTGTCGCCGATCGCGGGCACCACGCGCGACGCGGTCGACACGCCGGTGAGCGTCGACGGGCGCCCGTACGTCCTCATCGACACCGCCGGCATCCGGCGCCGCGGCCGCGTCGACGATCCCCTCGAGCGCCACGGCGCGGTGCGCGCGCTCGGCACGTTCGAGCGCACGGACCTCGTGCTCCTCGTCCTCGACGCCACCGACGGCATGACCGATCAGGACGCGCGGCTCGCCGGCCGCGCCCTCGAGGCTGGGCGGGGGATCGTGCTGCTGGCGAACAAGTGGGACCTCCTGCCGCCGCCGGAGCGCAGCCGCGAGGCCTTCCGCAAGCACCTGGTCGCACTGCACCCCGCGTTCGCCTCGCTGCCGCTGCTTCCCGTGTCGGCCGTGAGCGGCGACGGGCTCGGGAAGCTGTGGACGCTCGTCCGCCAGGTCGAGGACGGCTATCGGGCCGTGGTCGGCACGCCGGTCCTGAACCGCGTGCTGCGTGCGGCGGTCGAGAGCGTGGCCCCGCCGAGCCCGGGCGGGCGGCCGCTGCGGCTGTTCTACGCCACGCAGACCTCGACGGCGCCGCCGGCAGTGACCGTGTTCGCGAGCGCCCCGGCCAAGGTGCCGGCCGCCTACGTGCGCTATCTCCAGGCACGGTTCGCCGAGGCGTTCGGCGTCGTCGGCGTGCCGCTCACGGTGACGTTGCGTGCACGGCGCGAGGAGCGGGCCACCGCGCCGCCCCGCGCGGGACGACGGCGCCCTGTAGCGGCGGTGCCGCGACGTGCGCACGCGGCGGGGCAGGGCGCCGCCGAGGGACCGGCGCCGGGCGCGACGAAGCCCCGCACCCGCGGCACGCCCCGGGAGCCGGGCAAGGAGGCGCGGAGCGGCCCGCGGCACGCACCCGGGAAAGGCCCCCGGGCGAAAGGCCCGAAGAGGAAGGGCCCGAAGCACGGCTCGACCAAGGCCTCCGCGAAGAGCCCGCGCACGCCCCGCGGCAGGAAGCCCGGCGGCGGACGCTCGTCCGCCTCGCGCGGCGGCGGCAAGGCGGGTGGCCGCACACGCGGCCGCGGTCGCTGATCCCGCCTCAGCCCGGGCGTGCGACGACGATGCGATAGCCGAGGTCGAGCGCCTCCCGCTCGCACAGGTCGGCGTAGCGCGCGTGCCAGCGCCCCGACGCGAGATCCGCGGCGAGCGCGTCGAGCCCGCGCGCGATGCGTGGGTCGGGGCGGCGCACCGGGCGGTAGCCGACGCCGAGCCGGTCGTAGAGCGCGGCGTCGCGACTCACGGCCGCGCCGCGCGGTACTCGCGCGCCAACGCGACGTAGTTGTCCGCCGCCGCCTGCATGGTGGCGAGCTCGGCGTCGCTCACGTCGCGCACGCGGCGCGCGGGGCTGCCGAGGATCAGCGAGCGCGACGGGAAGCGCGTGCCCGGCGTCACCAGCGCGCGCGCCGACGAGGCTCTCCGCGCCGATCTCGCAGCCGTCCATCACGACGGCGCCCATGCCCACGAGGCAGCCGTCCTCGACCACGCAGCCGTGGACGATGGCGCCGTGGCCGACGGTGACGCCGGCACCGACGATGGTCGGGAAGCGATCGCGCGTCACGTGGATCGTGCAGTTGTCCTGCACGTTGGTGCGCGCGCCGATGCGCACGTGATGGATGTCGGCGCGGATCACGGTGTGGAACCAGATGCTCGCGTCGGCACCGAGCGTGACGTCGCCGACGAGGACCGCGGTCTCATGCACGGTGCTCGTCGGATCGAGGTGGGGCGTGTGGCCGCGGAAGGGAACGATCACGCCTCGCCCCTAGCACCTCACGGCTGCGGATGGCACCGCGTCGCGCGCCGTCGGCGCGCCTTGCCCCACCGGAACCCGCCTGCTATCGGATCGCATGGCGCACCCGAACGGTCCCTGGAGGTCACGATGATGGACGTCGATCTCCGTGAGGGACTCACCTTCGAGGACGTGCTGCTGGTTCCGGCGTCGTCCGAGCTGCTGCCCCGCGACACCGACGTCAGCACCTGGATCACCCGCCGCGTGAAGCTGAACGTGCCGGTGATCTCGGCGGCGATGGACACCGTCACCGAGGCCCGCATGGCGATCGCGTTGGCGCAGGAGGGCGGCCTCGGCGTCGTCCACCGCAACCTGCCGATCGTGGAGCAGGCGCTCGAGGTCGAGAAGGTGAAGAAGTCCGAGAGCGGCATGATCGTCGACCCGGTGACGGTCAGCCCCGAGCAGCCGATCGCCCAGGCGCTCGAGATCATGCAGCGCTTCCACATCTCGGGCCTGCCGGTGACGCGCGAAGGAAAGCTCGTCGGCATCCTCACGAACCGCGACCTGCGCTTCGAGAAGCGGCTCGACCGCAGCGTCGGCGAGGTGATGACGCGCGAGCGGCTGGTGACGGCGCAGCCGGGCATCACCCTCGACGAGGCGAAGGAGATCCTCCACCGCTGGCGCATCGAGAAGCTGCCCGTGATCGACGAGCGCGGCACGCTGCGCGGCCTCATCACGGTGAAGGACATCGAGAAGGCCATCCGCTACCCGAGCGCAGCGAAGGACGAGCTCGGACGCCTGCGGGTCGGCGCCGCCATCGGCACCGGGCCGGATCGCGAGGAGCGCGCCGACGCGCTCGTGCGCGCCGGCGCCGACGTGCTCGTCATCGACACCGCGCACGGGCACTCGCTCTCGGTGATCGAGACCGTGCGGGTCGTGAAGTCGGCCTTCCCCAACGTCGACCTCGTCGCCGGCAACGTCGCCACGGCCGAGGGCGCGCAGGCGCTGGTCGACGCCGGCGCCGACGGCATCAAGGTCGGCATGGGGCCGGCGTCGATCTGCACGACCCGCGTCGTCTCCGGCGTCGGCGTGCCGCAGCTGACGGCGATCGCCGATGCCTTCGGCCCGGCCGAGCGCGCCGGCATCCCGATCATCGCCGACGGCGGCATCAAGTACTCCGGCGACATCACGAAGGCGCTCGCCGCAGGCGCGCGCACGGTGATGATCGGCGGGCTCCTCGCCGGCACCGAGGAGAGCCCGGGCGAGACGATCCTGTATCAGGGCCGCACCTACAAGCTGTACCGCGGCATGGGCTCGCTCGAGGCGATGCGCGAGCGCGAGGGCAGCCGCAACCGCTACTTCCAGGACGAGGAGGGCAGCGCCGAGCTGGGCATGAAGCTCGTGCCCGAGGGCATCGAGGGCCGCGTCCCCTACAAGGGCGCCGTGTCCTTCATCATCGCGCAGCTCGTCGGCGGCCTGCGCGCCGGGATGGGCTACGTCGGCACGCGCACGCTGGAAGACCTGCGCGCCGACGCCCGCTTCATGAAGGTGTCGTCGGCCGGGCTTCGCGAGAGCCACGTGCACGACGTCTACATCACCAAGGAAGCGCCGAACTACCGGCTCGAATCGTGATCCTCGTCCTCGATTTCGGCTCGCAGTACACCCAGCTGATCGCACGTCGCATCCGCGAGCAGCACGTCTACTGCGAGATCCACCCGTTCGACGTCTCCCTCGACACGATCGAGAAGCTCGCGCCCGCGGGCATCGTGCTCTCCGGCGGCCCCGCCAGCGTCTACGACGAGGACGCGCCGATGCCGCGCCGGGAGGTGCTCGATCTGTGCCTCGGCGGCTCGCTGCCCGTGCTCGGCATCTGCTACGGCATGGGCGTCCTCAACCTGGCGCTCGGCGGGCAGGTGGAGCGCTCGACGCACAAGGAGTTCGGTCCCGCCGACGTGCGCATCGTGCGCATGGACCCGCTGCTCTCGATCGGCGGGCGCGCGACCCGCGTGTGGATGAGCCACGGCGACAAGATGGTGCGTCTCGGCACCGACCTCGACACGCTCGCCGTCAGCGACAACTCGCCGCACGCGGCCTTCCGCCACCGCGACAAGCCGCTCTACGGGCTGCAGTTCCATCCCGAGGTCACCCACAGCGTCGACGGCCGCGAGATCCTGCGCAACTTCGTGCTCCGCGTCTGCGGCGCGCGACCCGACTGGACGATGGAGGGCTTCGTCGACGGCTGGGTGCCGCGCATCCAGCAGATGGTCGGCGAGCGGCGGGTGATCTGCGGCCTCTCGGGCGGCGTCGACTCGACGGTCGTCGCCGCGCTCGTCCATCGCGCCATCGGCGACCGGCTCACGTGCATCTTCGTCGACAACGGTCTGCTCCGCGCCGGCGAGGCAGACGACGTCGTCGCGACGTTTCGCGAGCACATGAGCCTCGACGTGCGCGCCGTCGACGCGGGCGCGCTCTTCCTGAGGAACCTCGCCGGCGTGGAAGACCCCGAGAAGAAGCGACGCATCATCGGCCTCACCTTCATCGAGGTCTTCGAGGAGGCGGCCAAGACCCTGCCCGACGCCGACTTCCTCGCCCAGGGTACGCTCTACCCGGACGTCATCGAGTCGGTGTCCGTGCGCGGGCCGTCGGCCACCATCAAGAGCCACCACAACGTCGGCGGGCTGCCCGAGCGCATGCGCATGGAGCTGCTCGAGCCGCTGCGCGAGCTGTTCAAAGACGAGGTGCGCGAGCTCGGCCGCGTCCTCGGCGTGCCGGAGGCGATCGTCGGCCGCCAGCCGTTCCCTGGCCCCGGCCTGGCGATCCGCATCATCGGCGCCGTCGACGAGGAGGGCCTGCGCATCGTGCGCGACGCCGACGCGGTGGTGCAGCAGGAGATCCGTCGCGCCGAGCTGTACGACACGCTGTGGCAGGCGTTCGCGCTCTTGATCCCGGTGCACACCGTCGGCGTCATGGGCGACGAGCGCACCTACGACCACGTCATCGCGGTCCGGGCCGTGCGCTCGACCGACGGCATGACCGCCGACTGGGCGCGCCTGCCGGACGACGTCCTCGCGCGCATGTCGAGCCGCATCATCAACGAGGTGCGGGGCGTCAATCGCGTCGTCTACGACATCTCGTCGAAGCCGCCGGCGACGATCGAGTGGGAGTGAGCCGTAGCGGCGCGACCGCGCCCCGGCTCAGCGCTCGCGGCTGAAGAGCCGCTCGATCGCGCGGGCCGTGCCGCGGGCCGTCGCTTCCAGCCCGGTCGCGCCCGCCGTGCCGAGCGCGCCGGCCCCCTCTGCGACGCCGACCGGGGCGGCTCCGAGAACGGCGCCGAGCGCGGCGGCGACCTCGCTCCCCGGGCGGTCGGAGATCACGAGGCGCGGGGACTCGAGCGGCCCTTCGAGGACGAAGCGCACCCGCACCCGGCCACCGGCGCCGGTGACGGCGCGGAAGGCGGTGTCGCGGGGCAGGGCGAGCAGCCGCTGCATGAGGCCGTCGCGATCGCCGCCGAACGAGAGGCGCCGGATCGTCAGCCGACCCGGCGCGTCGATGATCCCGTCGCGGATGGTCGACTCCATGGACACGTCGACGATGCCGCCGCGGATCGGCGTCCGCTGGCGGCGCAGCCAGGGACGGAACGTCGCCAGGTCCACGCCGACCAGGACGGTCTTGAGATGCGCGGTGCCGGCGCCGAGCGCGACGGTGCCCTCGACGGTGAGCTCGCCGGGGGCCTTCGGCCCGCCCAGCTCGGCGTCGAGCCGCACGCGGCTGCGGCGGCCGAGGGCCGGCGTCTCGATGTCGGTGACGCGCCCCTCGACGGCGGTGAGCGCCGTGCGCTCGGGCGGCGTCGCGACGGTGGCGTCGAAGAGGTCGAAGGCGCCGGCGCGGAACGCGACGCGCTCGATCGTCACGCCGCGGCGCTCGGCGTCTTCGTTCGCCGCGGGTGCCGGACCCCGTCCGCGGCCGCGCGGCAGATCGATGCCGGGCAGCACCTCGAGGGGCTCGCCGGGACGGCGGCGCGCGGCGAGGTAGAACCCGTCGATCTCGACCGCGTCGATGACGAGGCGGCGTCCGAGGAGCGTCGTCAGCCGGGGGCGCAGCGTGATGCGGCGAACGCGCAGCGCGTCGGGTACCGGCCATCCGTCCGGCGCGGGCAGACGCAGGCCGGCCAGCTCGAGCGTCCGCCAGCCGACGTCGATGCGATCGACCGCGAGCCGGCCGCCGAGCCCCTCGCGCACGCGATCCTCGACGGCCTGCACCGCGAGGCGTGGACCCAGGGCGACGACAGCCGCCGCCACGAGGGCCGCACCGCCGAGCACGATACGGGTCCGCCGCGTCATCCGTCCTCCATCGCGAGCCTCCTCCGGAGGCGTGTCAGTAGCAAGCACGGCGCGACGGCGGCGGGGAGCGGTTGACCCGTGCGGCGAGCGCGCGCTACCGTGCTCCCCCCAGCAGGGGAGAACGGTTTTGGGAGGAGGGGCGTAGCGCGTCGATGTCGTTCGTCCACCTGCACCTGCACACGCAGTACTCGCTCCTCGACGGCGCGAACAAGATCAAGGAGCTGCTGCCCCGCGTGAAGGCCGCCGGCATGTCGGCGTGCGCCATCACCGACCACGGCAACATGTTCGGCGCCGTCCAGTTCCACGCCGAGGCGCGCAAGCACGGCGTCCTGCCGATCATCGGCTGCGAGCTCTACGTCGCGCCGAAGAGCCGCTTCGAGAAGGCCGGCCGCATCGACGACTACGAGGCCGGCGGCAACTACCACATGATCGTCCTCGCCACGAACCGCGAGGGCTACCGGAACCTGTGCCGCCTGGTCAGCGCCGGCTATCGCGAGGGCTTCCACTACAAGCCCCGGGTCGACAAGGATCTCATGCGGGAGCTGAACGGCGGGCTCATCGCGCTGTCCGGCTGTCTCCGCGGCGAGGTGGCGCACAACCTCATGGTCGGACAACCCGAGAAGGCGCGGAACGCGGCCGCGGAGCTCGCCGGCATCTTCGACGGGCGCTACTACATCGAGGTCCAGGACAACAAGCTCGACAAGCAGGAGTCGGTGAACGTCGAGCTAAAGGCCCTCGCCAAGCGCATGGGCCTGCCGATGGTCGGCACCAACGACTGCCACTACCTCCACGCCGCCGACTCGGCCGCGCACGAGGTGTTGCTGTGCATCCAGACCGGCAAGACGTTCTCGGACGAGCGCCGCTGGAAGTTCGAGACCGACCAGCTCTACGTGAAAACGCCGGACGAGATGGCGGCGGCCTTCGCCGACGTCCCCGAGGCCTGCGAGAACACCGCCAGGATCGCCGCGCTCTGCGACTTCGAGTTCAAGCAGCGCTGGCGCTTCCCGGTCTACGCCGTGCCGGAGGCGGAGACGCTCGAGACGGCGCTGCGGCGCGAGGCGCGTGCCGGGCTCGACGCGCGCCTCAACGCACGCCGCACGCTCGGCGCTCCGATCGACGAGAAGCCGTACGACGAGCGGCTCGCCTACGAGCTCGGCGTCATCGAGCAGATGGGCTTCGCCGGCTACTTCCTCATCGTCGCCGACTTCATCAACTGGGCGAAGGACCAGGGCATCCCGGTGGGGCCGGGACGCGGCTCGGCCGCCGGCAGCCTGGTCGCCTGGGCGCTGCGCATCACCGACCTCGACCCGATCGAGCACACGCTGCTGTTCGAGCGGTTCTTGAATCCCGAGCGCCGGTCGATGCCCGACATCGACGTCGACTTCTGCTTCGTCCGCCGTGACGAGGTGATCCGCTACGTGCGCGAGAAGTACGGCGAGGACCGCGTCGCGCAGATCATCACCTTCGGCACCCTCAAGGGGAAGCAGGCGATCAAGGACGTCGGCCGCGTCCTCGACTTCTCCTTCGCCGACACCGACCGCATCACGAAGCTCTATCCCGAGCCGAAGCAGGGCAAGGACTTCCCGCTCGCGAAGGCGCTCGAGATGGAGCCGCGTCTCGAGGCCCTGCGCACGCAGGGCGAGCGCGAGACGCGGCTCTTCGACCTGGCGCTGCGTCTCGAAGGGCTCCTGCGCAACGCGTCCAAGCACGCCGCCGGCATCGTCATCTCGCCGCGGCCGCTCACCGACGACCTGCCGCTGTGGGTCGACAAGGACGGCGCGGTCGTCACGCAGTACTCGTTCGGCGACGTCGAGGCGATCGGGCTGATCAAGTTCGACTTCCTCGGTCTCAAGAACCTGACCCTGATCGAGGCGATCCTGCGCCGCATCCGCGAAGGCCGCGGCGTCACGATCGACCTCGACCGCCTGCCGCTCGACGACGGGCCGACGTACAAGGTCCTCTCCGACGGCGACACCGTCGGCGTGTTCCAGGCCGAGTCGGGCGGCATGCGGCGCATGCTGATCCAGCTGCGGCCGTCGTGCTTCGCCGACGTCGTCGCGGCGCTGGCGCTCTACCGGCCGGGTCCGCTCGACAGCGGCATGGTCGATCAGTTCATCAAGCGCAAGCACGGCCAGGAGCCGATCCGCTACCTGCATCCGCTGCTGGAGCCGATCCTCCGCGATACGTACGGGGTCATCGTCTATCAGGAGCAGGTGATGCAGATCGCCCAGGCGCTGGGCGGTTACTCCCTCGGAGACGCCGACAATCTCCGCCGCGCCATGGGCAAGAAGAAGGCGGAGGAGATGGCCAAGGAGCGGCAGCGCTTCATGGCCGGCGTCGAGCAGACCCGGACGGCGGATCCCGACTTGGCCGGGCAGATCTTCGACCAGATGGAGACGTTCGCGGCCTACGGCTTCAACAAGAGCCACTCGGCTGCGTACGCCGTCATCACCTACCAGACCGCCTATCTGAAGGCGCACTACCCGACCGAGTTCATGGCCGGGCTCCTGTCGCTGGAAGCCGGCGACACCGACCTCACGTACAAGAACATCGCCGAGTGCCGGCAGCACGGCATCGCGATCCTGCCGCCGGACGTGAACGAGAGCGAATACGACTTCACGAGCCTCGGCGGCTCGATCCGCTTCGGCATGGGCGCCGTGAAGGGCGTCGGCTCGAAGGCGATCGACGCCATCATCGCCGCGCGCAAGGAGTCCGGGGCGTTCTCCACGCTGCACGAGTTCTGCCGGCGGGTGCACGGCCAGCAGGTGAACCGACGCGTGGTCGAGAGCCTCATCGCGTGCGGCGCCTTCGACTCCCTGCACCGCAACCGGGCGCAGCTGTGGAACGCCGTCGAGGACGTCATGCGCTGGGCCCAGGCCCGGGCCGAAGAGGCCGCCAGCCCGCAGTTCGGGCTCTTCGGCGGCGGCGGCGGACGCGCGCTCGACGAGACGCCGCCGCCGCTCCCGGACGCGCTCGCCTGGAAGGCCGACGAGGAGCTCCAGCACGAGCGGGAGACGCTCGGCTTCTTCATCACCGGGCACCCGCT
The genomic region above belongs to bacterium and contains:
- the dnaE gene encoding DNA polymerase III subunit alpha produces the protein MSFVHLHLHTQYSLLDGANKIKELLPRVKAAGMSACAITDHGNMFGAVQFHAEARKHGVLPIIGCELYVAPKSRFEKAGRIDDYEAGGNYHMIVLATNREGYRNLCRLVSAGYREGFHYKPRVDKDLMRELNGGLIALSGCLRGEVAHNLMVGQPEKARNAAAELAGIFDGRYYIEVQDNKLDKQESVNVELKALAKRMGLPMVGTNDCHYLHAADSAAHEVLLCIQTGKTFSDERRWKFETDQLYVKTPDEMAAAFADVPEACENTARIAALCDFEFKQRWRFPVYAVPEAETLETALRREARAGLDARLNARRTLGAPIDEKPYDERLAYELGVIEQMGFAGYFLIVADFINWAKDQGIPVGPGRGSAAGSLVAWALRITDLDPIEHTLLFERFLNPERRSMPDIDVDFCFVRRDEVIRYVREKYGEDRVAQIITFGTLKGKQAIKDVGRVLDFSFADTDRITKLYPEPKQGKDFPLAKALEMEPRLEALRTQGERETRLFDLALRLEGLLRNASKHAAGIVISPRPLTDDLPLWVDKDGAVVTQYSFGDVEAIGLIKFDFLGLKNLTLIEAILRRIREGRGVTIDLDRLPLDDGPTYKVLSDGDTVGVFQAESGGMRRMLIQLRPSCFADVVAALALYRPGPLDSGMVDQFIKRKHGQEPIRYLHPLLEPILRDTYGVIVYQEQVMQIAQALGGYSLGDADNLRRAMGKKKAEEMAKERQRFMAGVEQTRTADPDLAGQIFDQMETFAAYGFNKSHSAAYAVITYQTAYLKAHYPTEFMAGLLSLEAGDTDLTYKNIAECRQHGIAILPPDVNESEYDFTSLGGSIRFGMGAVKGVGSKAIDAIIAARKESGAFSTLHEFCRRVHGQQVNRRVVESLIACGAFDSLHRNRAQLWNAVEDVMRWAQARAEEAASPQFGLFGGGGGRALDETPPPLPDALAWKADEELQHERETLGFFITGHPLDRYEKDLRKFTNVTVSTLRTRGHDLPPAHAARPGRDARPRVRIGGVIHSLKLRNSKKGQRYATFLLEDKEGVVEVIAWPDTYQKHESVIQAGIAVVVAGGLDLSADRCQIIADELSALDAARADAIRQIHVRVALEAVGREGLEQLRAVLTAHPGPCEAFLHLQRGDATETTLALPATIRVSASTDVLEAVERVVGAGTTTFR
- a CDS encoding DUF748 domain-containing protein: MTRRTRIVLGGAALVAAAVVALGPRLAVQAVEDRVREGLGGRLAVDRIDVGWRTLELAGLRLPAPDGWPVPDALRVRRITLRPRLTTLLGRRLVIDAVEIDGFYLAARRRPGEPLEVLPGIDLPRGRGRGPAPAANEDAERRGVTIERVAFRAGAFDLFDATVATPPERTALTAVEGRVTDIETPALGRRSRVRLDAELGGPKAPGELTVEGTVALGAGTAHLKTVLVGVDLATFRPWLRRQRTPIRGGIVDVSMESTIRDGIIDAPGRLTIRRLSFGGDRDGLMQRLLALPRDTAFRAVTGAGGRVRVRFVLEGPLESPRLVISDRPGSEVAAALGAVLGAAPVGVAEGAGALGTAGATGLEATARGTARAIERLFSRER